The following proteins come from a genomic window of Henningerozyma blattae CBS 6284 chromosome 4, complete genome:
- the SPT5 gene encoding transcription elongation factor SPT5 (similar to Saccharomyces cerevisiae SPT5 (YML010W); ancestral locus Anc_5.538) — translation MSDTVESSSDPAVKPLEDEQQLPNDDLNELDFDHEDKDQESEPMEKQSSEVNGAANNTANEDLNETTNKVKSETDLGGNPPSDEENFVQNVNEEERTRVTNNAEASNAPVTNEAQEQSNDNDNNNVASDNNKRPRDDSTQEEGGEKVNEDLGQYDEDDFDEDDDEEEEEEGPQKKRRRERNRFLDIEAEVSDDDEDDDEEEESELVREGFITRGDEENEEGTTGGRDDRLHRQLDQHLNKSSEQDAQQLAKELRERYGRSSSKQYRAATQDGYVPQRFLLPSVDTGTIWGVRVRPGKEKELVRKLLKKKFNLDRAMGKKKLKILSIFQRDNYTGRIYIEAPKQSVIEKFCNGIPDIFITQKILIPVQELPLLLKPSKSDDVSLEEGSYVRIKRGIYKGDLAVVDQISENNLEVMLKIVPRLDYGKFDEIDPVTNQRKPRRTTFATRSPPQLFNPTMALRLDQANLYKRDDHHFTYKNEDYIDGYLYKSYKIQHIEAKNIQPTVEELARFGSKDGNVDLTSISQAIKKAQAARVTFQAGDSVEILNGEQRGSKGIVTKTTTEIATVKIPEFSSALEFPISLLRKIFKPGDHVTVVDGDHQGDAGLVLLVKKGQVTFMSNQTKEEVTITANNLSKSIDSTPTSSEYALYDMVELSAKNVACIIQAGHDIFKVIDDTGKVSTITKGSILNKINTARTKVTTVDNNGNEIKIGDTVVEKLGARREGQVLYIETQNIFVMSKKIIENAGVFIVNQLNIEAVSSKDSNMLSTKIDLSRLNPDVMASMKPPGQGMRPVSQQQGRVGREVAFGKTVRIRAAGYKGQLGIVKDVNGDKATVELHSKNKHITVDKRKLTYYNREGGEGITYDELVSRRGRVPQARMGPSYVSAPRSMAAGGPLPPVSQHQAGGMTPGWSNMDGGKTPAVNSNGPGGSGGASAWGNASSWGGASTWGGQGSGSASAWGGQGSGATSTWGGASSWGNKSSWGGASTWASGGDSNGSMSTWGGDRSSYGGTSTWGGGARDGGASTWANGNKSAKGKGSGSTWGGNQEGNRSAWGDKGDRSNYGGNSTWGGH, via the coding sequence ATGAGTGACACTGTTGAAAGTTCTTCAGACCCCGCAGTCAAACCATTGGAAGATGAACAACAACTTCcaaatgatgatttaaatgaaCTGGATTTTGATCATGAAGATAAGGATCAAGAATCTGAACCTATGGAAAAACAATCTTCTGAAGTTAATGGTGCTGCAAATAATACTGCtaatgaagatttaaatgAGACAACAAATAAAGTTAAATCAGAAACTGATCTAGGAGGTAATCCACCATCAGATGAAGAGAATTTTGTCCAAAAtgttaatgaagaagaacGTACTAGAGTTACTAATAATGCAGAGGCTTCAAATGCTCCTGTTACAAATGAAGCACAAGAACAatctaatgataatgataataataatgttgcatcagataataataagagaCCTCGTGACGATAGTACTCAAGAGGAAGGGGGAGAAAAAGTTAATGAAGATTTAGGACAATATGATGAAGACGattttgatgaagatgatgatgaagaggaagaagaagaaggtCCACAAAAGAAACGCCGTCGTGAAAGAAATAGATTCTTGGATATTGAAGCTGAAGTCAGTGACGATGATGAAgacgatgatgaagaagaagaatcaGAATTGGTCCGTGAAGGTTTTATTACTCGTGGTGATGAAGAAAACGAAGAAGGTACCACAGGTGGAAGAGATGACAGATTACATAGACAATTGGACCaacatttaaataaaagttCTGAACAAGATGCTCAACAATTAGCTAAAGAATTGAGAGAACGTTACGGTAGAAGTAGTTCCAAACAATATCGTGCTGCTACCCAAGACGGTTACGTTCCCCAAAGATTCTTGTTGCCTAGTGTTGATACTGGTACTATTTGGGGTGTCCGTGTTAGACCTGGTAAAGAGAAAGAATTAGTTcgtaaattattaaaaaagaaatttaatttagaCAGAGCTATGGGtaagaagaaattaaagattttatcGATTTTCCAAAGAGATAACTATACCGGTAGAATTTATATCGAAGCCCCAAAACAATCTGtgattgaaaaattttgtaatgGTATCccagatatttttattactcaaaaaattttaattccaGTTCAAGAATTACCACTGCTATTAAAGCCAAGTAAATCTGACGATGTCAGCTTAGAAGAAGGAAGCTACGTTAGAATAAAAAGAGGTATCTATAAGGGTGACTTAGCTGTTGTGGATCAAATTagtgaaaataatttagaagtGATGTTGAAAATCGTGCCTCGTTTAGATTATGGGAAGtttgatgaaattgatcCAGTCACTAACCAACGTAAACCAAGAAGAACAACATTCGCTACTAGATCACCTCCTCAGCTATTCAACCCAACTATGGCTTTAAGATTGGATCAAGCTAATTTATATAAGAGAGATGACCACCATTTCACttataaaaatgaagattaTATTGATGGTTATTTATACAAATCTTATAAAATTCAACATATTGAAGCAAAGAATATTCAACCAACAGTTGAGGAATTAGCACGTTTTGGCTCTAAAGATGGTAATGTTGATTTAACTAGTATATCACAAGCAATTAAAAAGGCACAAGCTGCTCGTGTAACATTTCAAGCAGGTGATAGCGTTGAAATATTGAATGGTGAACAACGTGGCTCAAAGGGTATTGTTACCAAGACTACTACAGAAATTGCTACTGTTAAAATCCCTGAATTTTCTAGTGCATTAGAATTCCCAATTTCATtgttaagaaaaatattcaaaccTGGTGATCATGTTACCGTTGTTGATGGTGATCATCAAGGTGATGCTGGTTTAGTCTTACTAGTAAAAAAGGGCCAAGTAACTTTTATGTCAAACCAAACTAAAGAAGAAGTAACTATTACGGCCAACAATTTATCTAAATCTATCGATTCTACCCCAACTTCAAGCGAATATGCCTTGTATGATATGGTTGAACTGAGTGCTAAAAATGTAGCATGTATCATCCAAGCAGGTCATGATATTTTCAAAGTAATTGATGATACAGGTAAAGTTTCAACAATAACTAAAGGTTCCATATTAAATAAGATTAATACAGCACGTACAAAGGTCACCACCgttgataataatggtaatgaAATCAAAATTGGGGATACTGTAGTTGAAAAATTGGGTGCCCGTAGAGAGGGTCAAGTTTTATACATTGAAactcaaaatatttttgtaatgtccaaaaaaattattgaaaatgcaGGTGTATTTATTGTAAATCAACTAAATATTGAAGCTGTTTCCTCCAAAGATAGTAACATGTTATCAACAAAAATAGATTTATCAAGATTGAACCCTGATGTAATGGCATCTATGAAACCTCCGGGACAAGGTATGAGACCAGTTTCACAACAACAAGGCCGTGTAGGTCGTGAGGTTGCCTTCGGTAAAACTGTTAGAATACGTGCTGCGGGATATAAAGGCCAGTTAGGTATTGTTAAAGATGTTAATGGTGATAAAGCTACGGTAGAATTACATTCTAAGAATAAACATATCACTGTGGATAAACGTAAGTTAACCTATTATAATCGTGAAGGTGGTGAAGGTATAACTTACGATGAATTAGTTAGCAGAAGAGGTAGAGTTCCACAAGCTAGAATGGGACCATCATATGTTAGCGCTCCAAGAAGTATGGCTGCTGGGGGGCCACTTCCACCAGTCTCACAGCATCAAGCTGGTGGTATGACACCAGGCTGGAGCAACATGGATGGTGGTAAAACACCTGCCGTAAATTCTAATGGACCTGGTGGGTCAGGCGGTGCCTCTGCTTGGGGGAATGCTTCCTCATGGGGTGGTGCTTCTACTTGGGGTGGCCAAGGTTCAGGCTCTGCCTCCGCATGGGGTGGTCAAGGTTCTGGAGCTACTTCAACATGGGGCGGTGCATCATCTTGGGGCAACAAATCAAGTTGGGGAGGTGCTTCAACATGGGCTTCCGGTGGTGACTCTAATGGTAGCATGTCTACTTGGGGTGGTGATAGATCATCTTACGGTGGTACTTCAACTTGGGGAGGTGGTGCAAGAGATGGTGGTGCATCAACATGGGCAAATGGTAACAAATCAGCAAAAGGTAAGGGTAGTGGATCTACCTGGGGAGGAAATCAAGAGGGTAATAGATCTGCCTGGGGTGATAAGGGTGATAGATCTAATTATGGTGGTAATAGCACCTGGGGCGGTCACTAG
- the RAD33 gene encoding Rad33p (similar to Saccharomyces cerevisiae RAD33 (YML011C); ancestral locus Anc_5.539): MSGKKVSNSQLQRFLNAKPPQEIEDEMLLIYSELCADADMIKDQLDQFFDLLQLPRELYKLYDKREFCIDNLNIVDFDKLIRNTYLLLIYMDNKATIDEMWVLMVHGCGRDIRYPSVTLQNHVLSVKDIQKIAQYVGMDQKTGIVEMMATATNGKHLFLTYLDFAELMGKLGLLRF, translated from the coding sequence ATGTCAGGTAAAAAAGTATCTAACTCACAATTGCAACGGTTTCTCAATGCAAAGCCTCCGCAGGAAATCGAAGATGAAATGCTATTGATATATTCTGAATTATGTGCAGATGCTGATATGATAAAGGATCAATTAGACCAGTTTTTTGACTTGTTACAACTACCGAGAGAATTATATAAGTTATATGATAAAAGAGAGTTCTGCATCGacaatttgaatattgtCGATTTCGATAAACTAATAAGAAACACATACCTGTTATTGATATATATGGATAACAAGGCTACAATAGACGAAATGTGGGTGCTTATGGTCCATGGTTGCGGCAGGGACATCCGATATCCAAGCGTTACACTACAAAATCATGTTTTGAGTGTAAAGgatattcaaaagattGCTCAATATGTAGGGATGGACCAAAAAACAGGGATTGTGGAAATGATGGCCACAGCTACTAATGGTAAACATTTATTCCTTACATATCTAGACTTTGCAGAATTAATGGGCAAGTTAGGATTATTAAGGTTTTAA
- the MRPL39 gene encoding mitochondrial 54S ribosomal protein bL33m (similar to Saccharomyces cerevisiae MRPL39 (YML009C); ancestral locus Anc_5.537) produces MAKDKAKTSVVKLLSTAATGFSRYIRVKRGAPLVTQVRYDPIAQRHVVFTEAKKRKFIPQKPLNFSRNPKQT; encoded by the coding sequence atggCCAAAGATAAAGCTAAAACATCCGTTGTGAAATTACTATCTACTGCAGCAACCGGTTTTTCAAGATATATTAGGGTGAAAAGGGGAGCTCCTTTAGTTACACAAGTTAGATACGATCCAATAGCTCAAAGACATGTAGTGTTTACTGAAGCaaagaaaaggaaatttATTCCTCAAAAACCTCTCAATTTTTCTAGAAATCCTAAACAAacataa
- the NPL3 gene encoding mRNA-binding protein NPL3 (similar to Saccharomyces cerevisiae NPL3 (YDR432W); ancestral locus Anc_5.542): protein MSETEQQQAPVEEPVAAPVESVSVPVSEEPAAEAPVSAPSEPADDPMDGASEDIPPQSEEEQQQQPEQQQAPVDNQSQYHNGSRPEPQPYYQPPMHANNQVEELSTTRLFVRPFPFDVQESELNEIFAPFGAMKEVKILNGFAFVEFEEPESASKAIEEVNGKTFADQPLEVLFSKLPAKRYRITLRNLPEGSSWQDLKDLARENSLETTFSSVNTRDFDGTGALEFPSEEAMNDGLEKLNNIEYRGSVITVERDDNPPPIRKSSRGGHRGRGGFRGRGGYGRGAYGRGGFNSHRGGYGAPRGNYSRGGYGAPRGNYSRGGYGAPRGNYGRGGYGAPRGNYGRGGYGAPRGDYGGPRGDYGAPRGDYGASRNDYGPPRGDFGGAPPQREDYGAPRGDYGPPRGDYRMRDGAPRERSPPRQ from the coding sequence ATGTCTGAAACTGAACAACAACAAGCTCCGGTCGAAGAACCAGTCGCTGCTCCAGTAGAATCTGTTTCTGTCCCAGTCAGTGAAGAACCTGCTGCTGAAGCCCCAGTCTCAGCTCCAAGTGAACCTGCTGATGATCCAATGGATGGTGCTTCCGAAGATATTCCTCCACAATCTGAAGAAgagcaacaacaacagccAGAACAACAACAAGCTCCAGTAGACAACCAAAGCCAATATCACAACGGTTCTCGCCCAGAACCTCAACCATACTATCAACCACCAATGCATGCTAACAACCaagttgaagaattatctaCAACAAGATTATTTGTTAGACCTTTCCCATTTGATGTCCAAGAATCCGAATTAAACGAAATTTTTGCTCCATTTGGTGCTATGAAAGAAGTAAAAATCCTAAATGGTTTTGCATTTGTTGAATTCGAAGAACCAGAATCTGCTTCCAAAGCTATTGAAGAAGTTAACGGTAAGACCTTTGCCGATCAGCCATTGGAAGTGTTATTCTCTAAATTACCAGCCAAGAGATACCGTATCACTTTGAGAAACTTACCAGAAGGTTCCTCATGGCaagatttgaaagatttgGCACGTGAAAACAGTTTAGAAACTACTTTTTCAAGTGTTAATACCAGAGACTTTGATGGTACCGGTGCTTTGGAATTCCCATCTGAAGAAGCCATGAATGATGgtttagaaaaattgaacAATATTGAATATAGAGGTTCTGTCATTACCGTCGAAAGGGATGACAACCCACCACCAATCAGAAAATCAAGCAGAGGTGGCCACAGAGGTAGAGGTGGTTTCAGAGGCCGTGGTGGCTATGGTAGAGGTGCTTATGGCCGTGGTGGCTTCAACAGTCACAGAGGTGGTTACGGTGCCCCAAGAGGCAACTATAGTCGTGGTGGTTACGGTGCACCAAGAGGCAACTATAGCCGTGGTGGTTACGGTGCCCCAAGAGGCAACTATGGCCGTGGTGGCTACGGTGCTCCAAGGGGCAATTACGGCCGTGGCGGTTATGGTGCTCCAAGAGGTGACTACGGTGGCCCAAGAGGTGATTATGGTGCTCCAAGAGGCGATTACGGCGCTTCAAGAAATGACTATGGTCCACCAAGAGGTGACTTTGGTGGTGCCCCACCTCAAAGAGAAGATTATGGTGCTCCAAGAGGTGATTACGGTCCACCAAGAGGTGATTATAGAATGAGAGATGGTGCTCCACGTGAAAGATCTCCACCAAGACAATAG